The proteins below come from a single Cryptococcus gattii WM276 chromosome D, complete sequence genomic window:
- a CDS encoding Hypothetical protein (Similar to TIGR gene model, INSD accession AAW46550.1; CNL05280) produces the protein MSSSFRPLAPVARPLLRRAYAAAAKPSGGNPHLQHPTDSRSEVLRNTLYPHDSYAPTSSSPTGSYHPDYLERLQTVIPSAEAYETIERAWQLHQRELREARKVELDAKYKSMVEACDELERITNPANGGPESVDGKGGLYHRQVYNLAVASVRQAHRRGEQPKGKKTLEQRWLETRVEGLVPREAWVPVESRGKGWNYEWQRPGA, from the coding sequence ATGTCCTCATCCTTCCGTCCCCTGGCACCTGTCGCCCGCCCTCTTCTCCGAAGGGCCTACGCTGCTGCCGCCAAGCCTTCTGGCGGCAACCCCCACCTTCAACACCCTACCGACTCTCGCTCAGAAGTCCTCCGAAACACCCTTTACCCTCACGATTCTTATGCtcccacttcttcttcacccaCAGGCTCATACCACCCTGATTACCTCGAGCGACTTCAGACAGTCATTCCTTCCGCTGAAGCGTATGAGACTATTGAGCGAGCATGGCAGCTTCACCAGCGCGAACTTCGCGAGGCACGAAAAGTTGAGCTGGATGCCAAGTACAAGAGTATGGTGGAAGCGTGTGACGAGCTCGAGAGGATAACAAACCCTGCAAATGGAGGTCCGGAGAGTGTAGATGGCAAAGGAGGGTTATACCACCGACAAGTGTACAATTTGGCGGTTGCGTCAGTCAGGCAGGCGCACAGGAGAGGAGAACAGCcaaagggaaagaagactTTGGAGCAGAGATGGTTGGAGACTAGGGTGGAAGGTTTGGTTCCAAGGGAGGCCTGGGTCCCTGTGGAGAGCAGAGGGAAGGGGTGGAACTACGAATGGCAAAGGCCTGGCGCGTAA
- a CDS encoding uncharacterized protein (Similar to TIGR gene model, INSD accession AAW46546.1) yields the protein MPRSPSPSRDYDRPRSRSRSPPPRKKPKELSFYKKSSSSMGSFSHRRDPLDEPTSKERAEARERGEVPRRFGGTREQGVRNTMGNVPSASVGSFKRGGDPLDRYGVRGDPRDERRDEYRRDDSYRRDRDRDDRRDRDRDDHRRDRDRRDRDRDRDRDRDRDSERRTDRDREGSRRDAPPAAAPSSTSVPPQRPTAAPSAASMRLIEVIANDRLGRKVRVKCLPTDTVGDLKRLIAAQTGTTAQKIQLKKWYTAFKDHVSLQDYEIHDGMSLEMY from the exons ATGCCTCGCTCTCCATCCCCCAGCCGCGATTATGACCGTCCTCGCTCCCGATCTCGATCTCCACCACCTCGCAAAAAGCCCAAGGAGCTCTCATTCTATAAAAAatcctcatcctcaatGGGTTCATTCTCTCACCGCCGCGATCCTCTGGACGAACCTACCTCGAAAGAACGAGCTGAGGCTAGAGAACGCGGGGAAGTGCCTAGGAGGTTTGGTGGGACGAGGGAGCAGGGGGTGAGGAATACGATGGGGAATGTACCTTCTGCATCTGTTGGCAGTTTTAAAAGAGGTGGAGACCCGCTAGATCGGTACGGTGTCCGAGGAGATCCAAGGgatgagagaagagatgaatATAGGAGGGACGATTCTTACAGGAGGGATAGAGATAGAGATGATAGGAGAGATAGGGACAGAGATGATCATAGAAGGGATAGGGATCGACGGGATAGAGATCGGGATAGAGATAGGGACAGGGACAGGGATAGCGAAAGGAGGACAGATCGTGATAGGGAGGGATCACGTCGAGATGCTCCCCCTGCCGCCGCTCCAAGTTCCACAAGCGTTCCTCCCCAAAGGCCGACCGCCGCTCCGAGTGCGGCATCCATGAGGTTGATTGAAGTTATTGCGAATGACCGTTTAGGACGTAAAG TGCGAGTCAAGTGCCTTCCTACGGATACTGTTGGCGACCTCAAACGTCTTATCGCCGCCCAAACCGGTACGACGGCCCAAAAGATCCAGCTTAAAAAGTGGTACACTGCGTTCAAAGATCATGTATCATTGCAGGATTATGAGATCCACGACGGAATG AGTTTGGAAATGTACTAA
- a CDS encoding Hypothetical protein (Similar to TIGR gene model, INSD accession AAW46545.1; CNL05220), with amino-acid sequence MSCEDFLFTDKISPQSSIELEEADLVNTITTVDSVLKSLTPLSTNVIKGYILTWAGKGNFARGEIPFWAYHKVVVVLPYGQYPITQRTQVCLPHSHSTSIDGYCTGCTLAIAVRNTTEFRSRSRLPNFTWQSRPRSSFKKTHLLDSFMPPSAERSKIARKIDCEVGGSRTCWADWKPAGTWSALCRDFW; translated from the exons ATGTCCTGCGAAGATTTCCTTTTCACGGATAAAATCTCACCCCAGTCAAGCATTGAACTCG aagaagctgaCTTGGTGAACACCATCACCACC GTCGATTCTGTCTTGAAAAGCCTCACACCATTAAGCACAAACGTTATCAAGGGGTACATTTTGACTTGGGCCGGCAAAGGCAATTTTGCAAGAGGCGAGATTCCTTTCTGGGCCTATCACAAGGTTGTCGTAGTCCTCCCTTATGGTCAGTATCCAATTACCCAAAGGACGCAAGTTTGCCTTCCACACTCGCATTCAACCTCCATCGACGGATATTGTACAGGATGTACGCTCGCTATCGCTGTCAGAAACACTACCGAGTTTCGATCGAGATCGAGGCTGCCAAACTTCACCTGGCAATCGAGGCCAAGAAGCTCCTTCAAGAAGACGCATTTGCTGGATTCATTCATGCCTCCCTCGGC CGAGCGAAGCAAGATTGCAAGGAAGATCGATTGCGAAGTCGGGGGATCCAGAACCTGCTGGGCCGATTGGAAGCCAGCTGGGACATGGAGCGCGTTGTGTAGAGACTTTTGGTAA
- a CDS encoding Hypothetical protein (Similar to SGTC gene model, INSD accession EAL18893.1; CNBI1540) — MSSNAVSERSRVSTRIRSKSILSSTLQHLEPHTYAKELNLSDSEDDISPQATSESSSDSVNAYPMLLDVDASILQFLAGLQPPAITPWQDAGPDLDWVPKWWHNEQNQEFKAAAIDKKSLNEWDYLEAPWLYRLKCKTSPRKRFTTPQLQILEVQWSNDISPPKVDRQRLAMWMGTRTKHVNIWFQNRRQYEKKVHASGEIPEPAYIMVDGLVEPTAAMKVIVSKIANGELKTNNLTAVASSFNSSNKKRASRPSVKRSSTWSNTVPSSTPSYEELQTPPTQGNRKFTHVSITLKHKSSFTQDQSQQSGSRQNEVKRPKNVDPRQHADPGQKARSSNTSAHTDAQRQPRTDKSSTPIHLYTPPQRHSAPVNRILPAYKTDWSRESSFRFSAIEDEGNVVTTGNLADSKGKRYPPSYEFGRGEPRPMCPLREYKQADWEVQEVLMAADILMGMQRTR, encoded by the exons ATGTCTTCCAACGCAGTTTCTGAACGATCCCGAGTTTCCACTCGTATCAGGAGCAAGTCGATTCTTAGCTCTACCTTGCAACACCTCGAACCACACACTTATGCCAAGGAGCTCAACCTGTCGGACTCGGAAGATGACATATCACCCCAAGCCACATCGGAGAGCTCCAGTGATAGCGTAAACGCCTACCCAATGCTACTCGACGTTGACGCTTCTATCCTGCAATTCCTCGCCGGCCTTCAACCCCCTGCTATCACTCCCTGGCAAGATGCCGGGCCAGATCTGGACTGGGTGCCAAAATGGTGGCATAACGAGCAAAACCAAGAATTCAAGGCAGCTGCTATTGACAAGAAAAGTTTAAACGAATGGGACTATTTGGAGGCCCCATGGCTCTATCGGCTCAAGTGCAAGACGTCGCCAAGGAAGAGATTCACAACTCCTCAGTTGCAGATACTCGAAGTCCAGTGGAGCAATGACATTAGCCCGCCAAAGGTTGATCGGCAGAGATTGGCGATGTGGATGGGTACTAGGACCAAGCATGTGAATATATGG TTTCAGAATCGTCGTCAGTACGAAAAGAAAGTCCATGCCTCTGGAGAAATTCCAGAGCCGGCATATATAATGGTTGACGGCCTTGTCGAACCTACTGCAGCTATGAAGGTGATAGTCAGCAAGATTGCTAATGGCGAGCTCAAGACGAACAATTTGACAGCCGTGGCCTCATCTTTTAATAGTTCCAACAAGAAACGCGCCTCTCGCCCTTCGGTGAAAAGGAGCAGCACTTGGTCAAACACCGTTCCATCTTCCACTCCTAGCTATGAAGAGCTTCAAACACCTCCTACACAGGGGAACCGCAAGTTCACGCATGTCAGTATAACTTTGAAGCACAAGTCATCTTTCACACAGGACCAGAGTCAACAAAGCGGCAGTCGACAAAATGAAGTTAAAAGACCAAAAAACGTCGACCCTAGGCAGCACGCGGACCCCGGCCAAAAAGCTCGCTCTAGCAACACATCGGCTCATACCGACGCCCAGAGACAGCCAAGGACGGACAAGTCATCGACACCGATTCACCTTTATACGCCACCACAACGACATTCCGCCCCCGTTAACCGAATCTTGCCGGCATATAAAACCGACTGGTCCAGAGAATCCTCCTTCAGGTTCAGTGCTATCGAAGATGAGGGTAATGTTGTCACTACAGGCAATTTAGCTGACTCGAAAGGCAAGAGATACCCTCCGTCATATGAATTTGGACGCGGTGAACCACGCCCAATGTGCCCCTTGAGAGAGTACAAGCAGGCTGATTGGGAGGTGCAGGAGGTCTTGATGGCCGCTGATATCTTGATGGGCATGCAGAGGACGAGGTGA
- a CDS encoding uncharacterized protein (Similar to TIGR gene model, INSD accession AAW46551.1) has protein sequence MSLSRPLIRTLQIRHNPHLLFTPVPRATTSITSRCIRLCSTRLFGTTVTRQVQVPQNMKAILIKNGTGHADDLYLGQEPTPEPGNGQVQVKIKNFGLNRMDILQREGKYPLPPQASKTILGVEFSGVVTKLGEGVTKWKEGDEVFGLSYGGAYAEYIVSPEIMLLAKPKKLSWVEAASIPEVWMTATQGLTLEAPLKEGQNVLIHAGASGVGIAAIQIALHALGAAKVFTTCGTDEKVESLKQLGHSDRLHVINYKTQNFEEEIKKVANGVDLIIDFIGTNYFLQNVNVLRLDGTLYSLAFMSGAKFPEGASMAPFLGKRLTFKGSTLRSRSSEYQAKLLKTFEEKILPKILDDTMTIKVHEIYPWSRVSEAHKAMEGNKNSGKIVLEVTE, from the exons ATGTCACTTTCTCGACCTCTCATCAGAACACTGCAGATAAGACATaatcctcatcttctcttcacTCCAGTCCCTCGAGCAACCACATCAATAACTTCAAGGTGCATTCGGCTGTGCTCCACTCGGTTATTCGGAACAACAGTCACCAGACAAGTCCAAGTACCGCAAAACATGAAGGCTATATTAATCAAAAATGGTACTGGTCATGCCGATGACCTCTATTTAGGTCAAGAGCCCACTCCTGAACCTGGAAATGGCCAAGTCCAAGTTAAA ATTAAGAACTTTGGTTTGAATCGCATGGATATCCTTCAACGTGAGGGAAAGTATCCCCTTCCCCCTCAGGCTTCCAAAACCATCTTGGGAGTTGAGTTCTCAGGCGTTGTTACCAAGCTTGGAGAAGGAGTGACTAAATGGAAGGAAGGGGATGAAGTGTTTGGTTTATCTTATGGA GGTGCGTACGCGGAGTATATTGTGTCTCCTGAGATCATGCTTTTGGCCAAGCCCAAGAAGTTGAGCTGGGTCGAGGCTGCCTCTATTCCAGAGGTGTGGATGACCG CTACCCAAGGCTTGACGCTCGAAGCGCCTTTGAAGGAAGGCCAGAATGTCCTTATTCATGCGGGCGCCTCTGGAGTTGGTATCGCTGCGATCCAGATTGCTT TGCACGCTCTTGGTGCCGCTAAGGTCTTTACAACTTGCGGAACAGATGAAAAGGTGGAGTCCTTGAAGCAGCTCGGTCATTCCGACAGATTGCATGTGATTAACTACAAGACACAAA ACTTTGAGGAAGAAATCAAGAAGGTTGCAAATGGCGTTGACCTCATCATTGACTTTATTGGGACCAACTACTTCCTGCAGAATGTCAATGTCCTTCGGCTCGATGGTACACTTTACTCCCTCGCCTTCATGTCTGGCGCCAAATTCCCTGAGGGAGCCAGTATGGCTCCTTTCTTGGGCAAGAGATTGACTTTCAAGGGCTCGACCTTGAGGTCTAGAAGTTCAGAGTACCAGGCCAAGTTGTTGAAAACGTTTGAGGAAAAAATCTTGCCCAAGATCCTCGATGATACTATGACAATCAAAGTCCACGAG ATCTACCCTTGGTCCAGAGTATCTGAGGCCCATAAGGCGATGGAAGGGAATAAGAACAGCGGCAAA ATTGTTCTAGAAGTCACCGAGTAA
- a CDS encoding Histone deacetylase 3, putative (Similar to TIGR gene model, INSD accession AAW46548.1), whose protein sequence is MAPDTRFTNRSKIRVSYLWSPSLQRLSDDLPSNVGRSSMVHDLIKSLGLLDFEELKGSLSGRGKKGDGDGESEDDDDNEGDRDEIQNEDKQEADGESQRTPVSPTELSTHAQDEKATVVLPDPSLGTKTCLIRYHDRSYIERLLKAHTDEDPNDPTHLPSSPLSSTSSPRRAKIARTDPYNLSHDNPVFPSLSSYISHIAAATSTACRLLATDETDWAVCWDGGRHHAKRKEAGGFCYVNDLVLGGLLLAREGRIPLQLKEGEDVKRQRTRAPRIFYLDMDLHYSDGVSAAFHSPTVYPYPMEEGVNPPKPPNVLTLSVHHSSPIFFPPPTPLSLLPSPGTESPFSLSIPLSAYPSRQTYAKVFNQCIQPIREAWDPDYVILQLGTDGLPGDRVGQYGNWSVAGEGGIKWVVERVKEWGKKVCVTGGGGYRHDNAARAWAEVMGVLLDRDFEEDMPIPHHDHFEQYAPSFTLQVPDSHMRDENKPEDLEKAAEVFNVLAERIKVIVDANS, encoded by the exons ATGGCACCAGATACAAGATTTACGAATCGCTCTAAAATCAGAGTGTCATACCTATGGTCGCCCTCTCTCCAACGTCTATCCGACGACTTGCCTTCAAATGTCGGACGTTCAAGTATGGTGCATGATTTGATCAAGTCACTGGGCTTACTTGATTTCGAAGAGCTGAAGGGGAGCTTGTCAGGAAGAGGTAAAAAAGGAGATGGGGATGGAGAgagtgaagatgatgacgaCAATGAAGGGGACAGAGATGAGATACAAAATGAGGATAAGCAAGAGGCTGATGGAGAGTCCCAAAGAACACCAGTCAGCCCTACTGAGCTCTCAACCCACGCCCAAGATGAGAAAGCCACAGTTGTTCTTCCAGATCCAAGTCTAGGTACCAAGACATGTCTTATAAGATACCATGATCGTTCATACATAG AGCGCCTTTTAAAAGCACACACCGACGAGGATCCTAATGACCCTACCCATCTCCCATCTTCACCTTTATCGTCCACTTCATCACCTCGGCGGGCCAAGATTGCTCGCACGGATCCTTACAACCTCTCGCACGACAATCCTGTCTTTCCAAGCTTATCGTCGTACATCTCCCATATAGCAGCGGCTACATCCACGGCGTGCCGTCTGCTTGCCACTGATGAAACTGACTGGGCGGTCTGCTGGGACGGTGGTCGGCACCATGcgaaaagaaaagaggcGGGGGGATTTTGTTATGTGAATGATCTTGTACTGGGTGGCTTGTTGCTCGCCCGCGAGGGGCGAATACCATTACAGTTgaaggaaggggaagatgtAAAGAGACAGCGGACAAGGGCACCAAGGATATTCTACCTTGATATGGACCTCCACTACTCTGATGGAGTTTCAGCAGCCTTCCACTCTCCCACAGTGTACCCCTACCCCATGGAAGAAGGCGTAAACCCCCCGAAACCACCCAATGTCCTGACCCTTTCCGTTCACCATTCATctcccatcttcttccctcctcctACGCCCCTCTCTCTCCTACCATCTCCAGGTACTGAATCTCCGttctctctctccatccCACTCTCAGCGTATCCTTCCCGTCAAACATATGCAAAAGTGTTCAACCAATGCATCCAGCCGATCCGCGAAGCTTGGGACCCAGACTACGTCATTCTCCAGCTCGGCACTGATGGTCTTCCTGGAGATAGGGTGGGGCAGTACGGAAACTGGTCTGTTGCGGGGGAAGGAGGGATTAAGTGGGTTGTGGAGCGGGTGAAAGAATGGGGGAAAAAAGTTTGTGTAACGGGTGGAGGAGGGTATAGACATGATAATGCTGCTAGAGCCTGGGCCGAGGTCATGGGTGTTCTG CTGGATAGAGATTTTGAAGAGGACATGCCTATTCCCCACCATGATCATTTCGAGCAGTATGCTCCATCTTTTACTTTACAAGTGCCGGACA GCCATATGAGAGACGAAAACAAGCCGGAGGATCTGGAAAAGGCTGCTGAAGTGTTCAACGTCCTCGCCGAGAGAATCAAAGTCATCGTAGACGCCAATTCATAG
- a CDS encoding Cytoplasm protein, putative (Similar to TIGR gene model, INSD accession AAW46547.1): protein MASKQHAHLLSLARGMIPPLHPKLHKGQAGRIGVLGGSGDYSGAPYFSSMGAMRFGADLAHVICEPSAGAVIKTYSPDLIVHTILDPQKSREDIRSALKGVMSRLHVLIIGPGLGRDDHMQSCAKIAFELAKDMEQMGVVVDADGLWLVQNEPKVVMDWPGVPRIILTPNVMEFKRLCDTMLTLMNYQKIDSSGPHTSLCPQLATALGNATIIQKGPSDIISNGLKLPSSFLSDESEGERNYLEVKVEGGLKRVGGQGDILSGSTGVLLAWGSEWVRGSYKHVGHPPPQEKAIAENIPVLAAYGASTFNRTVSKRGFQKKGRSMVTGDLVDMVGDVYEEVFGNPGEMEGRGKL, encoded by the exons ATGGCATCAAAGCAACACGCccacctcctctcccttGCAAGGGGCATGatccctcctctccacccAAAGCTTCACAAGGGTCAAGCCG GTCGAATCGGTGTACTTGGTGGATCAGGCGA CTATTCAGGAGCCCCCTACTTTTCTTCCATGGGTGCCATGCGTTTTGGAGCTGACTTAGCACATGTCATTTGTGAACCTTCTGCTGGGGCAGTTATCAAGACCTA CTCTCCTGATTTGATCGTTCACACTATCCTCGACCCTCAGAAGTCTCGAGAGGACATCAGGTCCGCCCTCAAGGGCGTCATGTCTCGCTTGCATGTGCTCATCATTGGCCCTGGTCTAGGAAGGGACGACCACATGCAGAGCTGTGCCAAAATTGCCTTTGAGCTGGCCAAGGACATGGAACAGATGGGCGTTGTAGTGGACGCTGATGGATTGTGGCTTGTCCAG AATGAGCCCAAGGTAGTGATGGACTGGCCCGGTGTCCCTCGCATCATACTTACTCCCAATGTCATGGAGTTCAAGCGCCTTTGTGACACCATG TTAACGCTAATGAACTATCAGAAAATTGATTCATCTGGCCCCCATACCTCATTGTGCCCTCAGCTCGCTACTGCTCTCGGCAATGCCACCATCATTCAGAAGGGTCCCAGTGATATTATCTCCAATGGTCTGAAGcttccatcatcatttCTTTCTGATGAATCAGAAGGAGAGCGAAATTACTTGGAAGTCAAGGTAGAAGGGGGCTTGAAGCGGGTTGGTGGCCAGGGAGATATCTTGAGTGGTAGTACCGGCGTTCTGCTCGCTTGGGGTAGCGAATGGGTTCGAGGCTCTTATAA ACATGTGGGTCATCCCCCTCCTCAAGAAAAGGCTATTGCAGAGAACATCCCTGTCCTTGCTGCATATGGTGCTTCTACATTCAATCGAACTGTTTCAAAACGAGGTTTCCAGAAAAAGGGCAGAAGTATGGTCACTGGTGATCTCGTTGACATGGTTGGGGATGTTTACGAGGAGGTTTTCGGGAATCCAGGAGAAATGGAGGGCCGAGGTAAACTTTAG
- a CDS encoding Ent3p protein, putative (Similar to TIGR gene model, INSD accession AAW46544.1; contains an N-terminal epsin-like domain involved in clathrin recruitment) produces MDLIENLAKQASQLTMYDVKSYYTQAKNAVLNISEMEAKVREATNDDPWGASSTLMQQIAEGAQFNEIMPTIYSRFMEKEAREWRQIYKALTLLEFLVKNGSERVVDDARAHISTIKMLRSFHYIDEKGKDQGINGLIVRNRASEIALLLGDVEKIRTERRKARANRNKYQGAGNDGGMSFITSTGSRYGGFGSDAVGSGSSAGRYGGGDDFRSSSRGFRDTSSSQSQFDEYEGADDFDDQPPRRTTSISRSVAQAPPKPVAKEKEVEKPKEVNLFDFDDEPVATPAVPPAVTTSAAPAVGGDDDFDDFQSAEPAPAPAPQAPAPAPAGRRSNANVFDLLNSTTSAPTSAPSISTPAFSPPASNSSGPTLGYGAMPPPFNAAPSIPSSNAAKHPAPSSRPSYTSSSTPSALSPKPTGGSSNSTFDDLFASSLSSIGKSSTAQSKNQGGKTIKDLEKEKMVNSLWGSTASAPSQSTQVARPAQPKASGNFDDLLL; encoded by the exons ATGGACCTCATCGAAA ATCTCGCCAAGCAGGCGTCCCAGCTGACGATGTACGATGTCAAATCATACTATACCCAAGCCAAGAATGCTGTTCTTAACATTAGTGAGATGGAGGCTAAGGTGCGAGAAGCCACAAACGACGATCCTTGGGGTGCCAGCTCTACATTGATGCAGCAGATTGCAGAAGG TGCTCAATTCAACGAGATCATGCCTACAATCTATTCGCGCTTCATGGA AAAGGAAGCCCGAGAATGGAGGCAGATCTATAAG GCCCTCACGTTGCTCGAATTTCTAGTGAAGAACGGATCTGAGCGTGTCGTTGATGATGCCCGGGCGCACATCTCGACGATTAAGATGCTCCGAAGTTTCCATTATATCGATGAGAAGGGCAAAGATCAGGGAATCAACG GTCTAATAGTGCGCAACCGAGCATCCGAAATTGCTCTTCTCTTGGGCGATGTCGAGAAGATCCGTACAGAACGTCGCAAGGCTCGAGCCAACAGAAACAAGTACCAAGGTGCTGGTAACGACGGCGGCATGAGCTTCATCACTTCAACAGGGAGCAGGTACGGAGGTTTTGGGAGCGACGCTGTCGGCTCAGGATCGAGTGCTGGCAGATATGGCGGTGGTGATGACTTTAGATCCTCATCTCGAGGGTTCCGGGACACTTCGTCTTCGCAATCGCAGTTCGACGAGTACGAAGGAGCGGATGACTTTGACGACCAGCCTCCTAGGCGAACAACTTCCATATCTAGGTCAGTGGCCCAAGCACCTCCAAAGCCTGTGgccaaggagaaggaagtTGAGAAGCCCAAGGAGGTCAATTTGTTTGACTTTGATGATGAGCCTGTGGCTACTCCTGCCGTTCCACCAGCAGTGACAACTAGTGCAGCCCCTGCCGTTGGCGGTGACG ACGACTTTGATGACTTCCAGTCTGCCGAACCCGCACCTGCCCCAGCTCCTCAGGCTCCAGCCCCAGCTCCTGCCGGTAGGCGCTCCAACGCAAATGTTTTTGACCTCCTCAACTCCACCACCTCTGCACCTACTTCTGCCCCTTCCATCTCGACACCTGCATTCTCTCCTCCTGCGTCAAATTCATCCGGTCCCACACTTGGTTACGGCGCCATGCCACCGCCTTTTAACGCCGCTCCTTCCATTCCATCCTCTAACGCGGCCAAGCACCCTGCTCCTTCGTCACGTCCATCTTACACTTCTTCCTCTACCCCATCTGCCCTCTCCCCTAAGCCTACGGGCGGGTCTTCCAACTCCACCTTCGATGATCTCTTTGCCTCTTCCTTGTCCTCCATTGGCAAATCTAGCACGGCGCAGTCCAAGAACCAAGGAGGTAAGACAATTAAGGATCTcgagaaggagaagatggtCAACAGCTTGTGGGGCTCAACTGCCTCCGCCCCCTCTCAATCGACTCAAGTTGCCCGGCCTGCTCAGCCCAAGGCTAGCGGAAACTTTGATGACCTTTTGCTGTAA
- a CDS encoding Short chain alcohol dehydrogenase, putative (Similar to TIGR gene model, INSD accession AAW46549.1), translated as MSFWSNVWLWIRFQVNAIIHSGFPCFFWIRPTWSIDKIPDQEGKVVLITGGNSGTGYATALALYNAGATVYLACRDLTRAKEAAEDIKKGGERGIWGVTYPSEELDKAGGNKKGRVEIIKLDLTDLASVEKCAEEFLNKEKKLDLLFANAGVMATQEGQYTKQGYTLQFGTNVLGHHRLITLLLPLLLSSPPSCPSRVILTSSLGHLTAPKGGVNFKSVVRDPSDTGCGRGKYELDKWTEYGQSKWGNIALARYLEDTYGKDGRLISVAVHPGVVATNLANHLPFVDFIAERVPWLRHLFARDPSTGALNQLYAATLALPDAWFLNGEYVVPYNTVGMCRPDLWNKKRIEEVWNWCDEQGKKSA; from the exons ATGAGTTTCTGGTCTAACGTATGGCTCTGGATCCGTTTCCAGGTCAATGCCATCATTCACAGTGGTTTCCCATGTTTCTTCTGGATCAGGCCAACATGGAGTATTGACAAAATCCCGGATCAGGAAGGCAAG GTCGTGCTCATCACAGGTGGAAATTCGGGTACGGGCTACGCAACGGCTCTCGCACTCTACAACGCTGGTGCAACAGTTTACCTTGCGTGCCGAGACTTGACACGAGCCAAAGAAGCTGCGGAAGATATTAAAAAGGGAGGGGAGAGAGGGATTTGGGGCGTGACGTACCCGAGTGAGGAACTCGATAAAGCTGGAGGAAATAAGAAGGGCAGAGTGGAGATTATCAAGTTGGACTTGACGGATTTGGCGAGCGTGGAGAAATGTGCCGAAGAATTCTTGAA caaagagaagaagcttgACCTTTTGTTTGCCAACGCTGGTGTCATGGCTAC CCAAGAAGGCCAGTATACAAAGCAGGGATACACACTCCAGTTTGGTACCAAT GTTCTCGGCCATCATCGTCTCATCACACTCCTCTTACCgctcctcctctcttctcctcccaGCTGTCCCTCCCGAGTCATCCTGACTTCTTCCCTCGGACATTTGACGGCGCCCAAGGGAGGTGTCAACTTCAAATCCGTCGTTCGAGACCCTTCTGATACTGGTTGCGGACGAGGCAAATACGAACTTGACAAATGGACTGAGTATGGGCAGAGTAAATGGGGTAACATTGCGCTTGCTAGATATCTTGAGGATACGTATGGAAAAGATGGGAGATTGATTTCAGTTGCTGTCCATCCTG GTGTGGTCGCAACAAATCTGGCGAACCATTTACCTTTCGTCGATTTCATTGCTGAACGGGTTCCTTGGTTAAGA CATCTATTCGCTCGAGACCCCTCCACAGGTGCTCTCAATCAGCTCTATGCCGCTACCCTTGCTTTACCCGACGCTTGGTTCTTGAACGGCGAATACGTCGTCCCTTACAACACTGTCGGTATGTGCCGACCTGATTTATGgaacaagaagaggatAGAAGAAGTTTGGAATTGGTGTGATGAGCAGGGAAAAAAGTCTGCGTAA